In Dromaius novaehollandiae isolate bDroNov1 chromosome 29, bDroNov1.hap1, whole genome shotgun sequence, the DNA window TATAAATAATAGGTTTCACTCAGTCGCCGAGTCtagaaaataagcaaaaacatGGGAAAAAACACCTTACTATCTCAAAGCTGAACACAAAGCAACTGCCTCGAACACAGAGCCTCCATGACAAAATAGGGTGTGCACTTACCTAAGTTTTCTATTCATTCAGTATTCATACACAACACAGGAACTTAGATTGTGGTTGCAAATGTAGTTTCACCACTACTTTTCTAGTGTCTTTACagatactcattaaaaaaatgtaaaacccATTTAGTCAGTTGATTTCTAAATATATTGCCATCTGCCTGACATGTTTCATTCAAATGCCTTTAATGGCTGGCTATGCTTTACAGCTACATGAGAAACTATGATTTAAGGCtctatttgggggaaaaaaaacacacacacaagaaattGGGCTTTGCAGAACTTCAACCCTGCAGTATCTAAACTTGATTTACGAGTTGGAAGTTGCATTTAAAGTCTGCTAGTGTGTGAAATGCCTTAACATTCACAGGTAACCGATCTGTGGGTGACTGGCTCTTTTACCTAGGTCCAGGAAATCTCCCTCTTCCCCACCCTTGGTGTTTCCCCCCAGTTTAATGACAACTATTGTCAGCCAAGACAGATATAAAAATAAGTCTCTTGAATAAAGCTGTGTGTGATATTTGGTTCAGTACCTACGTGAAACAATGTAAATTAGTTTTTATATCAAGACTACTGTTTTAAATCCAAATCATGACGGAAAGAGGAATGCTGTATGTCGGAACTTGTTTTGCAGTGGCTCAAATGGAAAACATGAATCCACTGGGGCAGAATTATTAAGACCTGTTGGTCACAACCAGGCTGCTAGAAAAAAGCTTGTCTGCATGTCTCCTGTACTTACCACTGGCTGTATGTAACGAAACAAGTTTCTGCAGCcattcaatataaaaaaaaaaaaaccctaaactatTAACCAGTATTATACATGAACTTGAATGTTTTACCTACAACcagatttaaaaagtttaaaaggaGAGCTGCAAAGAAAGACCGAACTCATGCTTATCTTTCCCCCTTCAATGATTCTACAAAAGTGGGgttttctgtttggaaaagtGTGCTTGAAGGAGTTACCCGTTAACTTTTGCATTAGAAATGCATATATCATATAGCCAAACACCACAATGGTTGCAGAATTACTGAAATGACAATGTAGGAGCTAGGTGAGTGAAAGCGTAACAAAGACTTTTAACAAAACTGTTTAAAACTATGGATTATTTACTTTTGTTAATACCTGCAATGACTCTATTTTGGAGAAAAGTTTAAGGATTACAATCCTTTCGGTTTGCCAGGATACATTCTTGAAGATACCTAGTGAATGCTCCAGCAAACACTGAACTTCtgaacaagcagaagaaaaaaaaagttcagaaaccTGCTTAAGCTTTGCAATGTAACACACAAAATGGGATAGAAGACAAAAAATTTACAGGAATCACCTTctaaaaagctgaaataaagatGTCACCTAGTTGTTGATTTCAAATAGAATCCCTGGTAAACTCAGACTATAGTCAACTTCTCATTTGAGGCAGCCTTGAGTTTGTCATATAGCAGTTCTGACTTCAGCTTTTTAAGTATAAAAACCTTAAAATCTTGAAAGAAATCCACCATACTAAACCCatgtaaaatgaatgttttaactCCGGGCTAATGATGACCAACACAGCAAGCTTATATAAAATTAAAGAGCTCCAAATAAAATTCTAGGGGGAAAACTTGACAATGGCTTCAGTGATTATAGGGCTGAAAATTGTTTTCTACATATAGGTTTGCTAACAGGCTATTATATCTTATTTGGAATGATAAAAAGGGCAAGAATAGTAAAACCACACTTTTCCTATAAAAAGTTAACATATCTTCTGTAGGGACATCTATGGTACATGGAGACATACAGATCTGCATAATCACTATTGCGTATTCTGTAACTTAAGAGTCTGGTCCTACTTGTGTCTCTAACAAATTAATCATCCTCTTCCTCGCCTTCATCTTCAGGGTCTcgtttcctcttctcccctcgaATACCCTCTGCTAAGGAAAAGAGGTATGCATACATCTCATTATATTCTGTTCAGACATCAAATGttaagacagtttaaaaaaagctaGCAAATAGATTACTGCTTATTTGTAGTTACTACATTCAGCCCTAACATCTCTGGGTTACTTATGGCTCTCAAAAAAAGATCAGTTTACATTACTCTGAATAATTCATGCAGACCATATTAAACTAAATACAAGCTAAGCATGTGACATTCCATGCAGGAATTATGTGACATTCCATACAGGAATTACCAACATGAAGTGCATTCATAAGTAAGCGTTTCTGAATTTAATGCTATGTGTGCCATAATTTAACATATATTGTAGAATTTAAATGGAAGTgacatttttgtatttcctttagTTTTTAGAATTCCCCCAGAACTCAGAATATAAGTTTCTGCAGCAACCGAATTAAATATACTCCATTCTCTGCCTGATTGAAAAGCTGCTCTAAACACcttgcataaaaaaaaatttagcttaTTCCTAGAAATATCCTTAATTCAGTCAGTGGACTATGCGCTCTTGTGGCAAAATCATGAATTGCAATTTGGTCAAATCTAATAGATTTATTTTCCAGCAGTCATTTCCTGGCTAATTAGCCATCGTGACTGCCTTTGTTGTCTTAATAGATTTGTATGCTACATTTGAAAGAGAACAATCAGCATCACTAGTTCAAAACTGCAGGTTTTCAAGTGCAAGATACGCATCTCCAAAACCTATTCCATTAAGCCAAGCAAACAGATCAGATAGTTACTAGTCTAGTGAAAAATCCTAGAAATTCTAGAATTTGCCTACAGTTTATACAGACATGGAAGCAGGCATAACGACTGCACAAGAACTCAAAGCTCTGCAGCTGTGGATGGCCTCTGAAGAACAGGACAGAGTTTCTAACCATCAGACAAgttaagttctggaacagccttctagcaaaaaaaaaaaaaagaagaagaaaaaaatatatgggaAAATCTAATTAATTTTAAGATGACCCTGGGTagtctttctttaaaagagaCTTTAGGGACCACTGGCTGGTAATTGCAGGGCACTTGATCCTATCTAGTGTCTTAATCTTGCCATTTGTAACACAGAGATGTATATAAATAAGTCTCCCATCCATCCATGCCCTAATCATAGTTCACTGATAGCTACACAGAAAGCAACAATAAGCCTTCTACTAACGGAGTAACTTTTGTTCCAGTACTCCAGAATGGACTAGGGACTTCAAACATAAGGCTGCTCCCTACCCCGAAGGCTTGGAAAGCTCAAACAAGGTGCAAAAAAGAATGAGTACTATGTCTGACCCATTTATTACAGCTCctttttaaacatgaaaagaTAAAGTAAGAAGTTACtgtatggaggaaaaaaaaatactcaaccTACTTCTGCTTGCAAACAGAACTTTATGTTCTGAAAAATACCAAAGAAACAGTATCACCCTCCAAGAACACCACTGTTTCCACATCAGGTTTACCTATTTAATACATCATACCTTCCTAAAACAAGATAAACCATCATCTTCATCCCCCTCCAGTCTCTGGCACCTATTTGCAAGCTTTTGACTATTATTTATGTGCCTTTCATAGAAACAGTAGCTTAAAAAATTAAGAAGTTGCAACCATTGATAAAAAAactagatagaaaaaaaaaatgattaggcTTACTCGGTAGATAAGCCATTACACAGGATACTGTGTTGCGTTTGCCTCCTAGGAGTTGCCTCTCATACTGCAGAAGCTACTTTCAGCTTGAAAAAGTGagaagatgcatctactgctgcTTTTAGGCCTTTGTCTGTGAAGCCTCTGGTGTATTTAATAAGATGTTTTAAATGTATGTAAATGATAATTGCAAAGTATATGCAAGAGTGCTTCTCCTCTCCATGTTGGAAAATTAAGATTTCTGCCTGTGTAGATGATCCAATTTCTTTCATCTTAGAAAAATGCTTCAACAAAAGACTTGGAGAACTgtaatttcttttgtatttttattttacaagcaGGTAGACAAAAAATACCAAATACTGCACAGTTACTTTATTGCCTGCTTAACTTGAATTCTTGCTTAAACCCATCCTAAAATACTTCACGTaccttcaaaaaaaaccccagctagACAATGATTTATGCCAATAAAGTACATATCCCAAACTCGCcaaattacagaaatataaaGAATCAACTGTTTTAGCCACAGCTTTAATACTTAGCAGAGAACTTACCTTCTTCTTCCTCGTCACCTCCTTCTTCAACATAGTCGTCATCGTCATCTTCATCCTTTACAAAAAatgtggaatatttttaaaatcgcAGCATACATAAGTTTCAGTTAAATGCTGATCCTGAACAGAAATTCAAAAAACCTACTTACTCTCTCCAGAGGTTGTATTCCATGTTTACTTTTTTGTTACTAGACATTTGTACAAGGATAGGAAGGCAAATTGTCTACAGTACATTTAATTTGCCCTGCCAGTGTATTATCTGGCCCAGTATCCTggtttcttcatgtttttttcccccacttatcAATACCTTAAAGCCTACTCAGGATTAAGTGATTGCAAAGTTAAGTGAAGAGGCCGCGACCGCAAATACAGATGACAAAGAgctttagttttccttttaaaccAGTGTCATTAAAGGACatggaagaggagaaaactgAACAGTTAATACCTTCAAAATTAGTTTTTTTAGTCAAATGATTTTAAATTGATAGTTGGAACAATATAAAACAATTGACAAACGGAAGCCCAAAAATATTAAGCAGTGTTGCAAGAGCTCTGCTCTATTGACACAACATCAAGTGTGCGAGaaaaactgaagttttattttcatatgtatCTGCTATTTCAAATTTAATACAGAGTATAATGtaggaaatgaaaacatgaaagcATTAAAGATTCGATCTGACATCCGCCCTTAGAACATGGGAATTAAAAACACTCTGGATTAATCCATGAATTAGAATGGTGCATGATTTCACTTtccaaaatgcaggaaaaagctaGCAGACTAGAACTCTCTCAAGTGTGTACCCTTCACCTTGACCACCATCTGTTCCTTATCTaagtaaatacaaaatacaaactcACTATCTGCTTTTGTTGCACCATCATCAGAAGGGCCATGGTTTTAAACGCCTTTAAAAATTTTCACAGCTGTGTGCTGTAATTCCTAGTCTTCTAACATGCAGAGCATACTACTACAGACCAAAAACAATTAGTTTCTGTTATCCTTCCTAGTCACATATTGCTCGTTTTCCAAAGGAACTACCTTTGAGGTCatagcttcaaaactgatttagTCTTAGCTCTACTAATTGTGTTCCAGCCATTACCTGCTCAGACTATTAAGGCAGGAATGGCTGTTCGTAAGCCTACGGAAGACAGCAAGTCATATGAGCACTAGTTAAAAGAACTAAATGAAGAACAAAAGAGTTCAGTTGAAGGTTTTCTGCACATTCATGTGGAATTTGGCTGATATGAAGTAAACTCTTATCAAGAGTCACAGTAATGGAAGCGATGTCCACATttcttgattttcagaaatgagatTCAGAAGGTCTGAAATGTGAGAGCTGCTTCCATAGAGATTTACACACAAAATCCATGCCACGCATTCTCTTATTGGAAACAATTCTAGTCATCGAAAGGAGAGGACCAAGATCAGGACTCCCAGATTTTACCTCTGTGCAATCGTAATTTAGGCATAACCAGCCTATTTCTATGAGAATCCATTCACAATGTTGTAAAATGTGTGTATTTTCCTATTCTGGCCTCCTAATACTTCTCCATTTGCTTTTTAGCACAATATTACTCAGAAGATCTTGTAGCAATGCTATTTTTACAGGTTTTCAACAGCAACACTGAAAAAATTTCAAGTGaatacatgaaaaaaaacagcatttataacaacaaaaaatatcaGCTTTCCCTTTGTTTCCTCTTACTTGAAGTACTGATAACTTGCTGCtattgctttctcttctttccccagaCCAAGGTGTTTTCTTCACTTTTCCAAAAGATATTAGTCTACCTAATATATATTTCTATTCTGACAGTTTAATTCATAGCAGTGCACAGTTTCGAAACGTTGGGGGaatactgttttgtttgcttACAGAAAATAAAGAGACTAACTGTCCTGCAACATTAAGAGGTGGGATAAAAACGAAGCATATCTTGGAAGTTGGCAAAAAGCATCTTCATAGTTCACAGCCACCACTCATGTCCAAGTCAATGCTTTGTACTTCAAGAACAGCAAAGGCCTCTCTAACATATCCTTTGCATACATATCCTGTGTATGTGTCCTGCATATACACGAGATTTATAGTACTCAGTGTTTATAAGTTTAAGTTAACACACAAGTCTGTGGGcagtttctcttcatttcttgGATTCAGAAGAATTGACTAACTTTACCTGGATCTCCTCTTTCATCAGATATGAAAGAccaacttcctcctcctcttcacctTCCCCCAAATCTGAACCtccatcatcttcatcatcttcctcttcatACTCTCCTGGCGGACCAGCTTCATCctcatcttcatcatcatcatcttcatcacCTTCTGAATTTAAGAATAGATGTTCCTATTATGTATATGCTAAAAGTTTCATAAACTTCTCTTTATGCAAGCTTGCAAATGCTAACTTAAGCTAATTGAGACATTTTTTCTAGAAGAGTTTTTTAATGTAGGCAATACATGGGAAACAAGCGTGATTTTAATAAAGTTaatctttataattttttttcctgaagagcgGCTACCGGCACAAGCTTCAGGCAAAATTCTCAATGCCTGAAGCAACTACCTGTGCAAACTCCTGCAAGGGATCTGAAAGTAGTcagtggaggggaaggagaagcttCGCTGTAGAATCAAACCCTAAAACATTTAAAGGCAAAACCAGCTCAACATACTACATTCATCTAGTTTTTAATCACTTATCAGTAACTATAAAACACCTATAGTTCTGAGGAGACAGTTTCCCGTTTCATTTCTATGGCTGGAGCATATAGTCACTTCCACAGTTTCAGTGAAGTGAATTACAAGAAGTGACAAGGTGATTTAACATTCAAATTACTTTTCAAGTCAGTGCCCTATTAATCAATTTTCAAGTActgggtttattttttccaggTATAGACTGCTCTGCTTGCATCAAGCCAGAGTTCCAGCCTTGGACGTGTGTGCGTACCGCTCAGTAGTCCCCTGAGAGACATAACCCAGCATACAGCAGTGGCAGCTCCTAGCTAATGATATGAGGCGCACAGAAAGTATTTAGGAACCTCTGCCATAAACAGACACAACCCAAATCTAGTTAGTTATGTGGATATTTAGAACAAAGATGGGCATAAGACACTGCATCGTAACGGCAGCCTTATCGTATTTGTTAACAACACTCAAACATTTTAGATGTTTTCCATAGTAGCTTTGACTGCCAGCCATCTGCTAAGCCAAAAACGTTTAAAGAAGATGTGCGCGCACTCCTTTGCATCACATCAAGGTAGAATTTGTAGCCACACAGTGACACACCTATACCTAAGGGTTTGGTTCTGAATTcattaacagggaaaaaaagaactcaTTGTAATATTGATTAAAACTGATCAGATCAAAAGGAACCATATCTTTGTTTTGTATAAAAACCTATTATACTTGAGCTACAGGACTGAAATCATTACCATCCATCTTGTACTTTTTCCAGAGGCCgaaaaaataaagttatcatTTTCCTACAGAGTAACGGGGGGGTTTCCCCTCGCTTCATATCATTCGCTAGTGTCAGAGTGCTCTACTACTGGCAGTAACTACTTGCGGAATATTTATGTCTTTGTAAGAATACCTTCACTCACATTTCCTTCAACTTAAAAGGCTTCTGCAAGAACACTCGAAACCTTCAGCTAGAGTTTTCCTACTGTATCACAATATTTCAATACTGAATGAGTTCTAGAAGTCTGCGCTTCAAAAATAAGAGCACAGTATCATGCTAGTGCATTCAAGGAGCCGCTGTACTCCACATGTTTATTACAGCATACTATTTCTAGCTACAGTTTATTTCAGGAAGTTAccctcatcatcatcatcttctgaGTCCGGTGCCTCATTATCTTCCTGATCAAATCCATCTAGGTACGTGATTTGCTGAAGCAGCTCAAAAATGCTGTCTCTGTAATCCTCGAGGTTTGTAATCTCACAGTTGAACAGGTCAAGGCTCTTCAAGTTTTTAagattttgctgaaaataaatgaaaaattttttctccccttcttgtTGACACAGCTTTGTGGCACCTCGAGTTACAGTGCTGTCATAGCCCAAATACAGTTAACCATACGCTCAAGCACAGAGTTCACTATGGCCCCATCCCTTCTCTTCTATGCAGTATTTTCCTCCCCATTAAATACAAACTTCAGTTCAGTTGTTTGCAGTGGTCACAACTCCTAATGCAAGTCACCACGGTGCTTTTGCGGATCAGCTCCACAGCGTGCTCACAGTATGCCCCGCGCGTCCATGGAGCGCTAGACCATCACGCACACGCTGCGGCCTACTTTTGTTCAGGTAACCATGGGCAAAAACTTAACTCCAGCTGCCTTGCAGTACACAGTTTGACGAGTTTAGCTACAGGCATCTTGTGAGGAGCAAGCAAGAGACATTTCGCAGCATAACAATACTATGGAATTTGCTTTTCAAACAATAAAAACTAGACAACTGACCATTTTTCTTACCTTTTAGGTTCTGCATACAACAGAAAACACCACGTGCACGCCCTAGCAGACATCTAAGATCTAAATAAAAGTGTTTCTTCTATAGAGCATTGTAACTACTTTACTTGCTCTCCTAACTGCTGGGTCAAAGCACCATGGAAGAAGATAGAGAATCTCCATGAGCAGACCTGAAAATATGCAGACTATATCAaagccctaaaaaaaaaaaagatcatttagcTGGCAAGATGGGTGCAAAGACCAGGCTTGGTAACGACAGATGCTGGTAGCTTCCTTCCACAATTAAATAACCTACTACCAGGGCTTTCCAGGTGCGCTCCTAAATGACTGTCCCATACACACATCCTAATCACTCCACAGTGTAATGAAAGCCTATGGCAGTTGCTTATTAGACAATTTATACTTTAACAAATGAACACAGAGGATCAGCGATACAAAACTTGGCCAGTTTCCTATCAAAGACAAAACAGAAGTTCAAAAATGTCTTATTCAGTAGATCCCATTCCTAACGCAGGAATAATTTCACA includes these proteins:
- the ANP32E gene encoding acidic leucine-rich nuclear phosphoprotein 32 family member E isoform X2 is translated as MEMKKRINLELRNRAPEKVTELVLDNCRSSNGEIEGLNDSFKELEFLSMANVELTSLAKLPTLSKLRKLELSDNIISGGLEVLAERCPNLTYLNLSGNKIKDLGTVEALQNLKNLKSLDLFNCEITNLEDYRDSIFELLQQITYLDGFDQEDNEAPDSEDDDDEEGDEDDDDEDEDEAGPPGEYEEEDDEDDGGSDLGEGEEEEEVGLSYLMKEEIQDEDDDDDYVEEGGDEEEEEGIRGEKRKRDPEDEGEEEDD
- the ANP32E gene encoding acidic leucine-rich nuclear phosphoprotein 32 family member E isoform X1, translated to MEMKKRINLELRNRAPEKVTELVLDNCRSSNGEIEGLNDSFKELEFLSMANVELTSLAKLPTLSKLRKLELSDNIISGGLEVLAERCPNLTYLNLSGNKIKDLGTVEALQNLKNLKSLDLFNCEITNLEDYRDSIFELLQQITYLDGFDQEDNEAPDSEDDDDEEGDEDDDDEDEDEAGPPGEYEEEDDEDDGGSDLGEGEEEEEVGLSYLMKEEIQDEDDDDDYVEEGGDEEEEAEGIRGEKRKRDPEDEGEEEDD